The genomic window GTGGCTCGACCGGCTGCCGCACTTCCGCGCCGAGTTCACCCCGAGCGCGGGCGAGGAGATCCAGAGCGAGTACCTCGTCCCCGCCGAGCACGCGCCCGCCGCCGTCGAGGCGCTCCGTGCCCTCGGCGAGAGCCTGGCCGACGTGATCTTCGTCAGCGAGATCCGCAGCATCGCCGCCGACGACGCCTGGCTCAGCCCGAGCGGCGGCCGCGACAGCATCGCGTTCCACTTCACCTGGCGCCGCGACACGGAGGCGGTGCTCGCGGTCCTGCCGAGCGTCGAGGAGGCGCTGGCACCGTTCGACGCGCGCCCTCACTGGGGCAAGGTGGCCGGCCTCGACCACGGGGTGCTGCGTCGTCGCTACCCTCGACTGGACGACTTCGCGGCCCACGCCACGGCAGTCGACCCCGACGGGCGCTTCCGCAACGCCCACCTCGACCACCTCGTCTTCGGAGGAACAGCCCGTGCCTGAGACCACCACCACGCCAGCCGCCACGTCCGTCCCGGTCGGCTCCGTCCCCGTCAGCTCGGTCCCCGTCAGCGGAGTCCCGACCGTGCTCGAGCACGGCCCCTACCGGGCCGACATCGCCGGCGTCGGGGCGACGCTCCGCTCGCTCACGCACGACGGTCGTCACCTCGTCGTCCCCTTCGGCCTCGACGAGGTCCGTCCGCTCTACCGCGGCGCGCTGCTCGCCCCGTGGCCGAACCGCGTCGTCGACGGCTCGTGGGACGACGACGGGGTCGAGCGTCAGCTGCCCGTCAACGAGGTCGAGCGGGGCCACGCCCTGCACGGGCTGGTGCAGTGGGCGGACTGGACGGTCGACGCGGCCGACGAGACCGACTCGCACCGCGCCTCCTTCGTGACCCAGCTCGCCCCGAGCGACGGCTACCCCTACCGGCTCGAGCTCCGCGCGACCTACGAGCTCGGCGACGCCGGCCTCGTCACCACCGTCACGGCGACGAACGTCGGGCAGGGCACGGCTCCCTACGGCGTCGCCCCGCACCCGTACCTCGTCGCCGGCGAGGGCCGCGTCGACGACTGGTCGCTGCTGCTCCCCGCGGCGAGCTACCTCGAGGTCACCGACGATCGCCTCGTGCCGACCGGCGTGCACGGCGTCACCGAGCGTGACGGCTTCGACTTCCGCGAGGCCCGTGCCGTCGGCGACCTGTTCGTCGACCACGCCTTCACCGAGATCGGTGCCGACGCCGAGGGACGCGCCACGGTCGAGGTCGTCGCGCCCGGCGGCGGCGGCGTCGCGATGTCGTGGGCCGTCTCCGAGCTGCCCTGGGTGCAGGTGCACACGGGCGACCGGCCCGAGCCCGAGCTCGACCGCCTCGGCCTCGCCGTCGAGCCGATGACCTGCCCGCCCGACGCCTTCACGAGCGGCGTCGACCTCGTCCGCCTCGCACCGGGGGAGTCGCACACCGCGTCGTGGACCATCGCCGCGATCGCCCCGACCGCCTGACCTCGACCGCCTGACCCCGACCCCGCAGGAGGCGCGCCCCGGCCGAGCAGGCCGGGTCCCGCCATGCCCTGCCCCGCCTGGGCAGCGCTACGCGCCGATCGGCTCCGCGCCGAGGCGCTCGGCCTGCCAGGTGACCGCCGAGACGGCGCCGAGCGACCAGCGGGCGAGGACGCCGTCGAGCGCGCGGCGAGTGCGGCGTGCGGCGAGCTCGTCGCGCACCACGACGTCGAAGCGCAGCATCTCGGGCAGCTCGGTCAGCAGCACCGTCCCCGCGTCGGCGAGCTGCACGAGGTACTGGCCCTCGTCGACCCGTGCCGTCGTGTGCTCGGCCAGGAGCCGCCGCGACAACCAGAACAACCCGGCGCTGTCGTGCGCGGTGTGGACGGTGGCCGTGACGGTGATCATGCGCACATAGTGCCCCGCGTTCCGCTCAGGCCCGTGAACGGCGTGTATCCGGCGTGTGAACCCTGGCCCCCGAGTGCGCGACTTGACATCGGTCTCGGCCTGCCTCATAGTTGCCCCGGACCACAGATGTGAGCGCTCACATGAAACGGTCACATCCGCGTCACAGGGTCGGCACAGCAGCCGCACCGACGACGTACCGGCGGGGCATGATCCCCCGCCAGCTCCGCCAGCCACACCCCCTCGCACCTTCCCGCGCACCAGCGACACACCACCTGACGAAGAGGTCACCTGTGAACCGCACCGCTCGCACCGCACCTGCCGCCTCGGCTCCCTGCCAGGCCGCCCCCGCCTCCTCGGCCCTCCGCGGCTCCGCACCCGCCTAGGCCCCTCTGCTCCGGCGCACCTCCCCGTGCGCCGGCCGGCTCGACGCGACCCCGGTCGCGACCCGCCGCTCCCGGCCCGGTCCCGCGACGTCCCGCCGCCCGGCCCCGCCGATCCCTGCACCACCCACGCAGCACACCATCCGTCATCGACGACGCCGTCCAGATGACACGGACACGAAGGAATCCCCGTGAAGAACAAGAAGCTCATCGTCGGCATCGTCGCCGCCGGTCTCGCCATCTCCCTCGCCGGCTGCGCCGGCGGCGGCGGCCGCGGCGCCGACAGCGGCAGCGGCGACAGCGGTGGAGACAACTCGGGCGCCCTCGTCGGCGTCGCGATGCCCACCAAGGTCTCCGAGCGCTGGATCAAGGACGGCGACGCCGTCAAGAGCGCCCTCGAGAAGAAGGGCTACAAGGTCGACCTCGAGTACGCCGACAACAAGATCCCGCAGCAGGTCCAGCAGGTCAGCAACATGATCACCAAGGGCGCCAAGGTCCTGATCGTCGCCTCGATCGACGGCGGCTCGCTCAGCGACCAGCTCGACTCGGCTGCCAAGGCCGGCATCAAGGTCATCTCGTACGACCGCCTCCTCACCGGCAACGAGAACGTCGACTACTACGTCTCGTTCGACAACTACAAGGTGGGCGTCGACCAGGGCACCAGCCTGCTGACGGGCCTCGGCCTCGCCGACGCCGACGGCAAGAAGGTCGACGGCGCCGACCCCAAGACCATCGAGGTCTTCGCCGGCAGCCCCGACGACAACAACGCGCAGTTCTTCTTCAACGGCGCGATGGACACCCTCAAGCCCTACATCGAGGACGGCTCGCTGACGATCGGCTCCGGCCAGGACCAGTTCACGCAGGCCGCCACGCAGCAGTGGGACCCCGCGACCGCCAAGGCCCGCATGCAGAACCTGGTCGCGTCGACCTACTCGGGCGGCACCAATCTCGACGGCGTGCTCTCGCCCTACGACGGCATCTCGATCGGCATCATCTCGGCGCTCGAGGGTGCCGGCTACTCGGACGACGCTCTCCCGATCGTCACCGGCCAGGACGCCGAGGCCGCCTCGGTCAAGTCGATCATCGCCGGCCAGCAGTACTCGACCATCTACAAGGACACCCGTCAGCTCGCTGACCAGTCCGTCGTGATGGCCGACGACATCCTCAACGGCAAGACGCCCGAGACGAACGACGACAAGACGTACGACAACAAGGTCAAGGTCGTCCCGACCTACCTGTTCCAGCCCGTCACCGTCACCAAGGACAACTACAAAGAGGTCCTGATCGACAGCGGCTACTACACCGAGGCCGACCTCAAGTAGGTCCCCCCTCCCCGGGGCGCAGGAGGTGCGGTGCACCCGCTCCGCACCTCCTGCGCCCCACAGCTCCGCCCCACCCCATGCACGAAAGAAGGAACACGTGGCGAACACGATCCTCGAGATGCGCGACATCACGAAGACGTTCCCCGGCGTCAAGGCCCTGCAGGACGTCACGCTGGAGGTCGAGCGCGGCCAGGTCCACGCGATCTGCGGCGAGAACGGCGCCGGCAAGTCGACGCTGATGAAGGTGCTGTCGGGGGTCTACCCGTCGGGCTCGTTCGACGGCCAGATCCTGCTCGACGGCCAGCCCGTCGACTTCAAGAACATCAACGACTCCGAGGCCGCAGGCGTCGTCATCATCCACCAGGAACTGGCGCTCAGCCCGTTCCTGTCGATCGCCGAGAACATCTTCCTCGGCAACGAGCAGTCCAAGGGCGGCTTCATCGACTGGAACAAGACGAACCTCGACGCCGCCGGCCTGCTGGCCCGCGTCGGCCTGCGCGACAACCCCGTCACCAAGGTGACCGACATCGGGGTCGGCAAGCAGCAGCTGGTCGAGATCGCGAAGGCGCTGTCGAAGCGCGTGAAGCTGCTCATCCTCGACGAGCCGACCGCCGCCCTGAACGACGACGACTCCGCCCACCTGCTCGACCTGATCAAGAGCCTGCAGGGGCAGGGGATCACGTCGATCATCATCAGCCACAAGCTGAACGAGATCAAGTCGATCGCCGACAAGGTCACGATCATCCGTGACGGCAAGACGATCGAGACGCTCGACATGCACGCGGGCGAGGTCACGGAAGACCGGATCATCAAGGGCATGGTCGGCCGCGACCTCGAGAGCCGGTACCCGTCGCACGAGTCGACGATCGGCGAGGAGCTGCTCCGCATCGAGGACTGGACCGTCCACCACCCCCTCGACTCGAGCCGCGAGATCATCCACCAGGCGAACCTCAGCGTGGCAGCCGGCGAGATCGTCGGCATCGCGGGCCTGATGGGCGCCGGCCGCACCGAGCTCGCGATGAGCGTCTTCGGCAAGAGCTACGGCACGGGCATCTCGGGCACCGTCTACAAGCGCGGCGAGAAGATCGACACCGGCACGGTCAGCAAGGCCATCGACGCCGGCATCGCGTACGCCACTGAAGATCGCAAGAAGTACGGCCTCAACCTGATCGACGACATCACCCGCAACGTGTCCGGCTCCGCGCTCCGCAAGCTGGCGAAGGCCGGCTTCGTGAACAGCTCGGAAGAGAGCACGGTCGCCGAGGGCTACCGCAAGAGCATGAACATCAAGGCGCCGAACGTGTCGGCCCTGACGGGCAAGCTCTCCGGCGGCAACCAGCAGAAGGTCGTGCTGTCGAAGTGGATGTACACCGACCCCGACGTGCTGATCCTCGACGAGCCGACCCGCGGCATCGACGTCGGCGCGAAGTACGAGATCTACACGATCATCAACCAGCTCGCAGACGCGGGCAAGGGCGTGATCGTCATCTCGAGCGAGCTGCCTGAGCTGCTCGGCATCTGCGACCGCATCTACACCCTCTCGGAGGGGCGCATCACGGCCGACGTGCCGGTGGCCGAGGCGACCCCCGAGTTCCTCCTGAAGTACATGACCCTCGAACGAGAGAGCCCCGTCAATGAGCGCGCCTAGCCCCACCCAGGCCACCGACCCGAAGCCCACGGGCGGGTCGCCCACCTCCCGTCAGCCGCAGAGCGGCTCCGGCGGCAACCCCCTCGTCGGTGCGGTCTCGTACCTCGGCGGGCAGCTGCGCCAGATCGGCCTCTTCATCGCGCTGATCGTCATCGTGCTGTTCTTCCAGATCACGACGAACGGCATCACGCTGGCGCCGATCAACGTGTCGAACCTGGTGGTGCAGAACAGCTACATCCTGATCCTCGCCATCGGCATGGTGATGGTCATCATCGCGGGCCACATCGACCTCTCGGTCGGCTCGATCGTCGCCTTCACGGGCGCCATGGCCGGCGTCATGATCACCCAGTGGGGCCTGCCCTGGCCCGTCGCGGTCGTCCTCTGCCTCGTGCTCGGCGGCCTGGTCGGCGCCTGGCAGGGCTTCTGGATCGCCTACTTCGGCATCCCGGCCTTCATCGTCACCCTGGCGGGCATGCTCGCCTTCCGCGGCGCGGCTCAGATCGCCCTGCAGACGCAGCAGATCTCGCCGTTCCCGCAGGGCTTCCGTGACATCGGCTCCGGCTTCCTCCCGGCGTTCGGCTCGACCGGCTACGAGCCGCTGACGCTCGTGCTCGGCGCGATCGCCGCGGTGGCCCTGATCGGCACGGGCCTCCGCGGCCGCGCCACCCGTCGCAAGTACCAGCTCGAGGACGAGCCGTTCCTGTGGTTCGTCACGAAGATGGTCTTCACCGTCGGCCTCGTCATGTACATCGGGTTCCTCCTCGCCAGCTACTCGGGCACCCCGATCGTCCTCGTCGTCCTCGCCGTGCTAGTGGTCGTGTACTCGACGGTCATGAAGAACTCGGTCTTCGGCCGCCACGTCTACGCCATCGGCGGCAACCTGCACGCCGCCGAGCTGTCGGGCATCAAGACGAAGCGCGTCACCTTCCTGCTGTTCGTCAACATGGGCGTCATCTCCGCCCTCGCCGGCCTGGTCTTCACCGGCCAGCTGAACCTCGCCAGCGGCAGCGCCGGCAACGGGTTCGAGCTCGACGCCATCGCCGCCGTCTTCATCGGCGGCGCGGCAGTCACGGGCGGCATCGGCACGGTCACCGGCGCCATCGTCGGAGGCCTGATCATCGGGATCCTGAACAACGGCATGTCGATCCTCGGCGTCGGCAGCGAGTACCAGTCCCTCATCAAGGGGCTCGTGCTGCTCGCCGCGGTCGCGTTCGACGTCTTCAACAAGCGTCGCGCCGGCTCCAGCGGCAAGTAGCAGGGAGCGAGCGAGCTGGCAGCAGCAACGGCAGCAGCAGCTCAGCTCGACGAGACTCGTCGGCCGGTCGGTCGGTCGACGATCCAGGAGGCGCGGTCCGAGGGGGGCCGCGCCTCCGTCGTCCCGGGGCGTCGCCGACGCTCGTGCCTGAGTCCTCGACGAGGCCCGGAGCCGGCCGGCGAGCCAGCCGGCCCGGGATCGGAAACCGAACGACCTTTAGGATCAGACAGTGGCAACCCTCTTCGACGTCGCGGCCGAGGCCGGCGTCTCGCACCAGACGGTGTCGCGCGTCGTCAACGGCGACCCCAC from Frigoribacterium sp. PvP032 includes these protein-coding regions:
- the mmsB gene encoding multiple monosaccharide ABC transporter permease, coding for MSAPSPTQATDPKPTGGSPTSRQPQSGSGGNPLVGAVSYLGGQLRQIGLFIALIVIVLFFQITTNGITLAPINVSNLVVQNSYILILAIGMVMVIIAGHIDLSVGSIVAFTGAMAGVMITQWGLPWPVAVVLCLVLGGLVGAWQGFWIAYFGIPAFIVTLAGMLAFRGAAQIALQTQQISPFPQGFRDIGSGFLPAFGSTGYEPLTLVLGAIAAVALIGTGLRGRATRRKYQLEDEPFLWFVTKMVFTVGLVMYIGFLLASYSGTPIVLVVLAVLVVVYSTVMKNSVFGRHVYAIGGNLHAAELSGIKTKRVTFLLFVNMGVISALAGLVFTGQLNLASGSAGNGFELDAIAAVFIGGAAVTGGIGTVTGAIVGGLIIGILNNGMSILGVGSEYQSLIKGLVLLAAVAFDVFNKRRAGSSGK
- a CDS encoding aldose 1-epimerase family protein; translated protein: MPETTTTPAATSVPVGSVPVSSVPVSGVPTVLEHGPYRADIAGVGATLRSLTHDGRHLVVPFGLDEVRPLYRGALLAPWPNRVVDGSWDDDGVERQLPVNEVERGHALHGLVQWADWTVDAADETDSHRASFVTQLAPSDGYPYRLELRATYELGDAGLVTTVTATNVGQGTAPYGVAPHPYLVAGEGRVDDWSLLLPAASYLEVTDDRLVPTGVHGVTERDGFDFREARAVGDLFVDHAFTEIGADAEGRATVEVVAPGGGGVAMSWAVSELPWVQVHTGDRPEPELDRLGLAVEPMTCPPDAFTSGVDLVRLAPGESHTASWTIAAIAPTA
- the chvE gene encoding multiple monosaccharide ABC transporter substrate-binding protein, with protein sequence MKNKKLIVGIVAAGLAISLAGCAGGGGRGADSGSGDSGGDNSGALVGVAMPTKVSERWIKDGDAVKSALEKKGYKVDLEYADNKIPQQVQQVSNMITKGAKVLIVASIDGGSLSDQLDSAAKAGIKVISYDRLLTGNENVDYYVSFDNYKVGVDQGTSLLTGLGLADADGKKVDGADPKTIEVFAGSPDDNNAQFFFNGAMDTLKPYIEDGSLTIGSGQDQFTQAATQQWDPATAKARMQNLVASTYSGGTNLDGVLSPYDGISIGIISALEGAGYSDDALPIVTGQDAEAASVKSIIAGQQYSTIYKDTRQLADQSVVMADDILNGKTPETNDDKTYDNKVKVVPTYLFQPVTVTKDNYKEVLIDSGYYTEADLK
- the mmsA gene encoding multiple monosaccharide ABC transporter ATP-binding protein codes for the protein MANTILEMRDITKTFPGVKALQDVTLEVERGQVHAICGENGAGKSTLMKVLSGVYPSGSFDGQILLDGQPVDFKNINDSEAAGVVIIHQELALSPFLSIAENIFLGNEQSKGGFIDWNKTNLDAAGLLARVGLRDNPVTKVTDIGVGKQQLVEIAKALSKRVKLLILDEPTAALNDDDSAHLLDLIKSLQGQGITSIIISHKLNEIKSIADKVTIIRDGKTIETLDMHAGEVTEDRIIKGMVGRDLESRYPSHESTIGEELLRIEDWTVHHPLDSSREIIHQANLSVAAGEIVGIAGLMGAGRTELAMSVFGKSYGTGISGTVYKRGEKIDTGTVSKAIDAGIAYATEDRKKYGLNLIDDITRNVSGSALRKLAKAGFVNSSEESTVAEGYRKSMNIKAPNVSALTGKLSGGNQQKVVLSKWMYTDPDVLILDEPTRGIDVGAKYEIYTIINQLADAGKGVIVISSELPELLGICDRIYTLSEGRITADVPVAEATPEFLLKYMTLERESPVNERA